ACCGCGGGATGCCCTCGAATTCCCATTCCCCCTGCTCGGAGAGCGTATCCCCGATGCGAAGCACCCCCGGGTCCCAGATGCCGATCACATCCCCGGCGAACGCCTCGTCGATGAACACCCGTTCCTGCCCGAGGAATTGCAGCGTGCGGTTCAGCGTCAGCACCTTCCCGGTCCGGACATGGTTCACCTCCATCCCCCGGCGGAACCTCCCGGAGCAGACCCGGGCGAACGCGACCCGGTCCCGGTGCAGGGGATCCATGTTCGCCTGGATCTTGAACACGAAACCGGAGAATCGGGGCATCTTCGCGGCCACCCTTCCGTCCGAGCTGGAGAAATCTCCCGGCGCCGGTGCGATGGTGCGAAATCTTTCGAGAAATGGCTCCACGCCGAAATTATTGATGGCGCTTCCGAAAAAAACAGGGGTGACCTCCCCGCGCATGAACCGTTCTATATTGAAGCCGCTCCCGGCTCCGTCAAGAAGAGTCAGCTCGTCCAGCAAATGGTGGTGGGTGGAATCCCCGACCATCTCCCGGAACCCGGGAGCGTGAAGGTCATCCACATGCATGGGGGCTCTCCGCGATCCTCCCTCGGCGCGCACGAAGCGGAGCACGTTGCGCGACCATCGGTCGTACACTCCTTGGAACTCGGATCCGGAGCCGATCGGCCAGTTCACGGGGCTGGTCGGAATGCCGAGCACCCGCTCGATTTCGTCCAGCAGTTCGAGCGGTTCCCGTCCGTGCCTGTCCATCTTGTTGATGAAGGTCACGACCGGCGTGCGGCGGAGGCGGCAGACCTCGAAGAGCTTGATCGTCTGCGGCTCGACGCCCTTCACGCTGTCGATCAGCATCACGGCGCTGTCGGCCGCCGCCAAAGTCCGGTAAGTGTCCTCGCTGAAATCGTTGTGGCCAGGCGTGTCCAGAAGGTTCATCCGGCAACCTTCGTATTCGAATTGAAGGACGCTCGTCGTGATGGAGATGCCGCGCTGCCTCTCCAGCTCCATCCAGTCGCTGGTCGTCTGACGGCCGCCCCGCCGCTCTTTGACGGCGCCCGCCAGGTGGATGGCGCCGCCGTAGAGGAGCAACTTTTCGGTCAGCGTCGTCTTGCCGGCGTCCGGATGGGAAATGATGGCGAAGGTTCTTCGCCTTGAGATTTCACTCTGGATGCGGTGGTTGTCGCTCACGCCCGGCCTCCGCAGCCGGGCAGTGACATTCCGTCAGCCCGGCCCTCGCATGCAATTGTCCAGGGAAATGCGATTGGCTGCTTGCGGGCGCATCAGGGCGGCGTTACGGTCAAGGCTGCGGGCGCACCGACCGGAACAAAAGCGATTGGGTCGTGACGAAAAGCGGGCAACTACGATCCTCCGGAGCCGGGCCAATCGATCCGGCCCCCTGCATTCGTTTCCATTATAAGGCCATCAACGGAAAGATGAAGGCAGGCGCGATGAGTCATAATAGATTATCGGCAGGCAAAAC
The genomic region above belongs to Deltaproteobacteria bacterium GWC2_65_14 and contains:
- a CDS encoding peptide chain release factor 3 yields the protein MSDNHRIQSEISRRRTFAIISHPDAGKTTLTEKLLLYGGAIHLAGAVKERRGGRQTTSDWMELERQRGISITTSVLQFEYEGCRMNLLDTPGHNDFSEDTYRTLAAADSAVMLIDSVKGVEPQTIKLFEVCRLRRTPVVTFINKMDRHGREPLELLDEIERVLGIPTSPVNWPIGSGSEFQGVYDRWSRNVLRFVRAEGGSRRAPMHVDDLHAPGFREMVGDSTHHHLLDELTLLDGAGSGFNIERFMRGEVTPVFFGSAINNFGVEPFLERFRTIAPAPGDFSSSDGRVAAKMPRFSGFVFKIQANMDPLHRDRVAFARVCSGRFRRGMEVNHVRTGKVLTLNRTLQFLGQERVFIDEAFAGDVIGIWDPGVLRIGDTLSEQGEWEFEGIPRFSPEHFVRVRLADPMKRKQLKKGLEQLSEEGAVQLFFDRTRLERDPVLGAVGVLQFDVTQHRLKSEYGVSVSLEHLPFRIARWVEPKPGEQGGNASIPSERGCKNLVDIEGRDIMLFDSEWKLGIVEERYPGLRFVAAMQPGRSGRSTNIG